A window of the Candidatus Microthrix parvicella Bio17-1 genome harbors these coding sequences:
- a CDS encoding helix-turn-helix domain-containing protein translates to MDAHDQATDEFDGSWVRARREQRGWSQSELAARASVSYTTVSDIERGQRPQVTARVQAKITQALEASSDDPATGLDASIVADALTTFAAVLERTQSDLQALEGRVAALEAQGPAQTVGSDGAELSREAAVLELQDVAERLKASLLVAPRD, encoded by the coding sequence GTGGACGCGCACGATCAGGCGACTGATGAGTTCGATGGGTCGTGGGTTCGAGCGCGTCGTGAGCAGCGTGGTTGGAGCCAGTCGGAACTGGCCGCGCGAGCGAGCGTGTCTTATACAACCGTTTCCGATATTGAGCGGGGTCAACGTCCCCAGGTAACGGCCCGGGTCCAGGCGAAGATCACCCAGGCGCTGGAAGCATCAAGTGACGACCCCGCAACCGGTCTTGACGCGTCCATCGTCGCTGACGCGCTGACTACGTTTGCCGCCGTTCTTGAGCGCACGCAGTCCGACCTGCAGGCGCTGGAAGGACGGGTTGCCGCTCTGGAGGCCCAGGGGCCAGCGCAGACAGTCGGGTCGGATGGGGCTGAGCTGTCGAGGGAAGCCGCGGTCCTCGAACTTCAGGACGTGGCTGAGCGGCTGAAGGCTTCGCTCCTCGTTGCTCCCCGAGATTGA